In Homo sapiens chromosome 8, GRCh38.p14 Primary Assembly, the genomic window TAATACACAAGAACTCCCATCCTGCATGAAAATCTTAAGATCTTTATAAAAGGGACAGTTAATTGGGACATACTGAATGCGATATCAAGTTTGCcaacatttatctttctgttaGCCCCTCCTCCCACCAGTATGGTTTCTGAAGTCCTGAATCGATTTCCATACCGTTTACTTTTTGAGAACTGAACAGGGTCTGAATTCTTGAGGAGGAATAAGCAGAGTGTAATGGGGAAAAAGGCAAATTAAGAAAAGATTCTGGCTTCCAGTAGTTCCAGGTAATACTGAAACGCGATCCGCAGGCTTTTAAATCCCTCAGTCCTCAGAAGTTATTTCTGTGAACTGATGGATATGGACGGACTGATAGAAGAAAATTAGTAGACACCAGCAAAATGGAAGGAGCAATTTTATAGCTGCCCCCTATATAGtggatttttctgctttttaaaataaatatttgtttggaCGTTTGAATACAATAGTAAGGATCAGAGGTGCACACATGCGCACCAAGAATATTGACCTGAAAAAGCTTACTGAGATAAcaggaaggaaaaatagaaaataaaaatttaggtttGTAGTTTCAATAACGAGACTGTGGATATAGAAAAcattattgttttattcatttaaaaataattttaaaaatgtaaatgatgcACACGCTTACAACAACTCAAACAACATTGCAGACGGGCTTGTAATATAAACAGAGTTGTCAGAAGTTTCCATCTCTCCCCAGCCCCAGTGCCACAGGTCAGAAtcaattccttttttcttccccctaCTGGGCATTACCTACATTAATAATTCTGCTTGTCTAGtggttaattaattaatgtacCTGCATGGCTAATTTTAGGCTTATGAGTTTTAGACATTTACTTTCTGCTACGACAGCTAAGAATTTCCTGCCCGCTCTTCCTCGGAATATAGTTACATCCTTATTTCCACTTCTGTTAATTGTCTTTTAAAGTCCAGGACTACATACCCTTTTCTAGTTCCATCGCGAAGGCGGGAAGTCTCGATTCCTCACTGGGAAAGGTGAGGACATGGATGCCTCCACCCTTCCCTGAAGCACTCCTCTCCTCTTCTGCGgaggtggatttttaaaaacagattggggttggggtgggggagggacagcaCGCAGAATATTGATGCAAAcgtcatatgaaaaaaaatacatataatatatatgtatgtatacctgCAAAGTGCTGttacatatacgtgtgtatattAACAGCATTATGAATCCCAGACAATTGGGGCCGCTTACCGCCGTGGCTGTGACTTTAAATTCACTCACTTCTTACATCCACTAGGAAAAGAGGATTTGTTTCCCTAAAGCCTATAAAAGGGGAAAGGCTTAGGCGCAGTGGCAGCCCCGTTCCCCGCACCCTCCTGCCCTCGGGTCCCGGGCGGGCTGCGGGAGTTCCTCCTGCGCGGGCGTCTGAGGCGCTAGAGGTCACCGGAGCGCGCTCCCCTCGCCAGGGACCTACACTCTTCCCGCTGCTACATTAGGCCGCATTAACAAGGATCTGGATTCACtttaatttaaaaggtaaaagaTCTTAGGTCTGATGGGGGAGTGCGGCGAGGAGAGCTCGGACCGCGACGTCGCGCGCCCGCTTCGAGGAGTTTTGAGCTCTTAGCTTGGTGCCGGGGCCCGCCCGGCGCTAGATGAAGTGCTCGTTTACTCGGCCTAAGCCACGGTGACTCGAAGGTGAGAATGCAACTTCGCGGTGCACCGGCTCAGGGGCCTGCCTGCCGCGCCAAGGCTTCGGAAGTTCTCAGCGGGACCGCTGGGACAGGCTTTCCtctgagggaagaggaggggattTGTGCCTCTGCACGTTCTTTCCTGTGGAGGGGAAAATCAAACCCTGTAGCCGTCCGCTGCCGGGTAGGGATCGGGCGATGCTCGGCGCCCGAGTTCTCCGCCGTTGAGGTGGAGCCCGGCGGCGGGAGCTTAGATTCTCTGTGGGCCACATGGTCTCAGAAGAGGCCCCGCGGCCCGGGGGCGCCCGCAGTGTCGCTGGACCGGCGGCAGCGCTGGCCACGCCGTGGGCTGGGACTGGCCCGGAACGCGGGTGGCGGTTCGGCCTCGGAGACCCGCGCAGCCGTCGGAGCATCTCCGTGCCTCGCTCACCACCTTCTTTTCCTCCGCGTCCGGCGGAGGGTTTCGGCGCGCGGGGCAGGCCTGGAGCGCCGTGAGCAGGCCGGATGCGGGATACGCCAGTGACTACCAGAGCCAGACCCGGAGCGCGCTGCCGGCGGTGACGGCTAGGCTGGGCCCCTGTCCTTGGGCCGAGTTGCCGAGCTCCCTCGGGGACTTGAAGGTGAAGGGCGAGGCGCCGGCCGGGGCCGCGGGCCGAGCCAAGGGCGAGTCTCGCATCCGGCGCCTTCCAGGTGGGGCGAAGGTCGAGCGCCAGAGGCTGGCGAGGGACCCCCGCCCAGCTTGACGCCCAGCTGCGCCCGACGCCGGGGGAGGCGGAGCGCGGGGAACCCGGGCGCCGGGAACCCCGGACGTGGGAGGGCTGGGCTTCTGCGCGGGGAGACGCCGGGCTTGGCGAACATCCTCAAGAACCGGTCGGTGGCTCTACCTCCGAAAACTCTTTCGTGTTTAGCGATTCTCATATTTAGTGTTTCCCTTTAGGGAGACTTGACCGGCAATTGCAGACTCGTCTTGGGAGCTGGAgatgacattaaataaaaagttcaaaacCAAATTGTTAATTATCTCCAGGTATAAACGATAACACAAAATTTTGCAGTCTTGGGAGAAAGGTTTTAATGTGCCGCCTAATTAGGCCAGGTTCTGCAAAAACGAAACAGCTCTATTCCAAGTTAAAAAGTATGCCCCTATtccaagttaaaagaaaaaaaagttgtattcCTTGTTCATTTATTGAGTAAGGAATTGAGAGATGGGTGCTGAGTTATTACAGATTCTAACTGCTCGCCACACATGGAGCTAGAAATACATTTAACAGCCTTTCAGGAAAACGCCTAAAGCTTTAGAATTTCAAGCTAGCCAGGTTGCAATCTAGAGCTCTAGTTTGTTGCTGAAGTTTGGGAGAGGATGGCCTCTACCTGTGCACACATCGAGTTAATTTTCCAGAGTCTTTTGAAGTTAATAGGGAGcggcttttctgtttgtttattttttgacagggtatccttctgtcgcccaagctggagtgcagtggtgcatcgcagctcactgcaacctggacctcctgggcccaagcgatcctcctgcctctgtctcccaaagtgctgggattataggcatgtgccaccgcgcctggcctgttttttgcttttaagagaaGGAATAACATGGCcagagtttgtttgtttattttttgagatgacgtctagctctgtcgcccaggctggagtgcagtggcgcgatctcggctcattgcaacctctgcctcccgggttcaagcgattctcctgtcccagcctcccaagcagctgggattactggcgcgtgccaccactcctggctaattgtcttattttttagtagagacgtggtttcgctatgttggccagtctggtcttgaactcctgacttcaagtgatccacccgccttggcctcccaaagtgttggaattacaggcgttacccaccgcgccccgcctgttttttgcttttaagagaaGGAATAAAATGGCCCGAGTTTATTTTAATCAAACCAGTGTAAAACCCTTTCTATTCTGCATTATAGctttatttaaaacttatttcataGAAATGTAAGCAGCATATGAAAACAGTTTCCCTGCTCCAGTCCCAACTTCAGATATTCAGATATGTGTCCTGTGTTCCCTTgaacacattttctcttttcttttctttctttcctttatttcttttctttttctttctttctttctttctttttctttctttcttttttctctttctttctctctctttctttctttctttctctttctttctttctttcctctctttctcgctttctttttttctttttttgagatggagtctggctctgtcaccacgctggagtgcagtggtgcgatctccgctcactgcaacctccgtctcctgggttcaagcagttctacctcagcctcccgagtagctcggattacaggcgtccgccaccaggcccagctattttttgcatttttagtagagacgggatttcactacgttggccacgatggtctggaactcctgacctcaggcgatctgcccaactcggcctcccaaaattctgggattacaggcgtgagccaccgcgcccagccgcacACATTTTCTATTTACAGTCATACAGAGGAGTTTCTCCCCCCAAGCCCCCATTGGGATCGCATTTTCCTACTATTCTGAAACTTGCTTTTTCAGTTTAGAGTACACATTTGGCGGTCTTGTATTCCTAGAAGATGGACTTCGATTTACCGGTTGATGGTCTTCTCCACTCTTCCGTGGGGTCAGCCCCACTTGTCCCGTCTCCAGTCCAATGTCAGTTTGTGACTTAATCTTTTACATCGTGTACAGTCTGAGCCCTCAGACCCcctcacacatgcacaaattGAGTTTATGCACAGAACAGATAGTACCTGTACTTAAATGTAGACTCACTGGGGAGCACGTTTCACTCCATAAGAAAAGGGGTAAAAATTGTGCACACCATAATTGCAATATTTTACAAGACCGGTGCTTTCTTTATCTCAGGGGTGCTGGCAGAGAGAGGTGCATAGAAAACTCTGGGTGGGTTATTTCCTCCTGGAGCATTGCCCCTCCGTTGCCTGCTTACCTGGGCAAGTGCTGGTCTGCGTGGATGGCTTATTGGCACTTCCGGGACCCTCATGTCGTAAGGCTGAGACCTAAGAAGCTGATTCTGTCCAGGAGGTGAGATCTGCCCCGATAATCGTAGGCTGATGGGGTCGCTGCTCTGGCGTCATAGTTAATGTTAACTTCCACTCACACTGTGTTCGTCTGGGTGATAAAAGTGTGTGGGGCGCCTCTTTGCAGGCTTCCTGTCCTCTTGGGAGATGTCTGCGCTTTGTGAGTTTGGGAAACAACTGGGTACCCAGCGAGGTGGGCGCAGGAGGAGGAGCTGCCTTCCTCCGGGAGGCGGCGCAGCGCGGGGATCTTGCGGGACCAGGCCAGAGACCAGGACCGTCCCCCAACCGTTCGCGGCCGCGTAGCCCTGGGCGGCCTGGGCCTGCCCTTCCCCGCGCAGGGCTTTCCCTCCTGCCGGTCGCTGCCCCGCACATGGCTCTGGTCGTACTCCCgctccactgccaccactgccCACGCCCTGCGTCCCCGTTTGACCGCGTGGAGCCGGACCCCGCCTTCCTCGCCCCGCGCTGCCCCAGGCCTGCCCCGCACCAGCAGCTAAGCGCAGGTCTCTACTGCAAGCCCGCAGCCCCCTCATCGCTGGGCCTACTGGCGACCCCCGGCGCCATGCGCGTGAACTGTGGGCGACGGGCTCGCCCTTGGCGGGCGGCGCGCGCGGTTTCCAGATGCAGCCGCCGCGCCGGGGCAGCTGACGCCGCCTCCAAAGACGCGCCCTGCTGGACGGCGCTGACCCCACGCAGCCAGCGGAGTCTCCTGGGAACAGCCCAGGCGCCGGTGCCGACTTCAACCTCTCTGCTCAGGCCTCTTGAGTTGCGTTACCAGCTTACCATGTATTACTAAGACTGACAGAATATAGGAAATATTCCTGTCTTTCTCAGAAGGAACTTTCCAGTAAAGACAGCGTTTAATACTGTTAACGTCTCAAAGGAGGCAGTGAAAAATGTGCTCAGCTTAAGCATATGCAAAGTCAGTCTATTTCCATTTTCTACTTATGCACATTATATTTTGCATTAAAGTTTGATcattttaaaagtggaaaattAATGGGCAGTGGCAGAAAcagcttttttcccccaaaagtaATCTTCTTCCAactagttttaaacattttactaacAATTATTGAGTATCTTCTACATTTtaagtcattattttaaagttcttgGTTATTGACATGttgtaaatttgaaaaataaagtttttcttaaaaaattgtgtgtgtatgtagattttatattctgcaaaattaaatgaagtgtgtgtgtgtgttattcaGGGCCCCGCAGGAAACAGCTAACATACTTAAAGAGTGCCCGAAGAAAGATCATGAGTGGTCTATACATGTGAATCCATCTCGGGACTGGAAGCATCCAGGGCCCCAGGCGCTCAAAGCTGCACTCATCAGGCCTGACTGGGATGATGGCAAAGCAGTCCCTGGAGCCCACGATGACTGTGGCTTTAGGAGTTCTGCCAGCCAGGAGCTCTGACCTTGAAGCTAATGCTGATTGTGGCCCAGAAAGATGGGACTAGGAAATAAATCCCGGAGAAAATCCTGTTGCCCACCTGGTTTGCTGGCCAAACCTGACCCCCAAACCAGAGGACAGGAGGCCAGTGGACGCAGGAACCCGGAGAGCTGGGGGAGAGGGCATATGCTGGGGGACATCCAGGTGGAAAGGGCCAGGCTTTCCTTTAAGCAGCTCCATGGGAGGCCGTTTAGCAGAGCACCGTCATATTATGGGTGCGGAGCGtcagggatgggaggagggaatcTTAGCTGCTGTTCTTCTCATTCTCAAGAACTTTATGGCCCAGGTGGGGACCCAACCAAAAATGAGTAACAATACAACATTGCCGGGTGGAACGTTCCTTCCCTACTTTCTCTGGTTGACATTACTTCTTAGAAAGGTTGGGTGACACCCTCTTAGGAGCTTGTGTTTTGTCCCTTAAATGTTAGAGGTTTGAAATACTAGTTTCTGAGGAGGCTTTTCAAAGGTTGGGGATACATTAGTACCTGCAGAATGAGCTaataaaatggattaatacatgcCATTCTCCATGATAAATGTAGAGTACGTATCTTGCTATTTTTCATACTACTTACTTAAGACTTTGAATGAGCTTGGCTATTTTCCGACCAAAAATTAGCTATGGTTTTCAAAAGAGCTTTGTAATGTTTGAGTGCTTTTCCCTGGAATCAGGGATGTGGATGTAGGGTGAATGATTTCTGTAGAGGATTTCTAAAATCGGTTTTTCAGGAAGCATCTTTGTGATCAAAGGTGCAATTCAACTCCCTGGAttcatgttaaataaattttgaaatgaaataccATAGGCcggatgcaatggctcatgcctgtaatcccagcactttgggaggccagtctgaccaacatggaaaaactccgtctctactaaaaacacaaagtcagctgggcgtggtggcgcatgcctgtaatcccagctacttgggaggctgaggcaagagaatcgcttgaatctgggaggcggaggttgcggtgagccgagatagcgccattgtactccagcctgggcaacaagattgaaattccatctcaaaaaaagagaaatactgtaATACCCACATGACCAGCACTGTATTGCTGTTTAAGAACTGGTGACCAGCACTGTATTGCACTTTAAGAATTGGGGACAGAGCTCCCTGTTTGGCCTCTCAGATGGGATGCGACCATGGCAGTTGTTGCTGTCTCCCCAGAAGAACTTTGGTTTTTCTTTGGAGAACTTGCCCTTTCAGCATCGTCAGTCATGAGGTCTGGGTGGAGGTCACTCGGGTGAGCCCGGCATGTCTCAAGCTTGTTGGCATTACCCATCCCCCTACCCCCCCAGTTATCCAGTTAAAGGACAGACGTGACTCagaaggcgggtggatcgcctgaggtcaggagttcgagaccagcctgaccaacatggagaaacctcgtctctactaaaaatacaaaaattagctgggtatggtggtgggtgcctgtaatcccagctacttgggaggctgaggcaggagaatcgcttgaacccaagaggtggaggttgcggtgagctgagattgtgccattgcactccagcctgaggaacagagcgagactccatcacaaaataaataaataaataaatgaacaaacaagagAGTGACTGGAAGCAGCCCTCCTTGGACACAGTGGGGGTGACGGTCCATAACCAATGCAGCCATTTTCATGAGAGTTGGGCCAGGAGGTTACCGGTGGAGAACGGACACAAAGCCAAGCAAGGACACAGAGAACCTGGATCCCAGGTGACAATATCAAGGCTCCCAGGGAGTGAGCTGTACCTCTGACTACTTCAGTTATGTGAGCAAATTCAGTTTATTTACtatgagttcattttcttttcacttgaaaCAAAGGGATTCATAACAGATAACCAGGGTACAGGGCAGGCTGGAGCAGTGATTGCTAATTCCACTGGCTGGCACAAGGAAATACCAAATATGGAGTCTCTTTGGACCGCCGGCATTTGCATTGCCTGAGATCATCCAGAAATGCCGAATCTCAGACCATCGCTGCACTTCTTCTTTAGATTGGTCCAGAACAGTACTTCTCAAATGAATGTGCATGCAGATCTCCTTGGGATCTTGCTAAAAATGAAGTTCCAAGATTCTGCACTTCTAGCAAGTTCCCAAGCTAGGCTGATGGATCATACTCAGAGAGCAAAGCCCTGGTCTACACTTACTTCATAgggaccattcttttttttttttttttttttcccccgagacggagtttcgctcttgctacccaggctggagtgcaatggtgcggtctcggctcaccacaacctccacctcccaggttcacgctattctcctgcctcagcctcctgagtagctgggattacaggtgcacgctgccaccacgcctagctaattttgtatttttagtagagatgaggtttctccatgttggtcaggctagtgttgaactcccaacctcaggtgatccgcccgcctcggcctcccaaagtgctgggactacaggcgtgagccaccgcgcccggccttaggGACCATTCTTAACCTAAAACACTTGAAGTTCAGGAACGGACACTGAAGATTCATTTCAGAAAAGTCACTAGATGAGAATCTTGGGTCATTTCTCCTCTGCTCCTTACCTCGGCACAGCCTGTCCTCCTGACTCACCAGgatc contains:
- the LOC100129098 gene encoding translation initiation factor IF-2, whose protein sequence is MRGLRACSRDLRLAAGAGQAWGSAGRGRRGPAPRGQTGTQGVGSGGSGAGVRPEPCAGQRPAGGKALRGEGQAQAAQGYAAANGWGTVLVSGLVPQDPRAAPPPGGRQLLLLRPPRWVPSCFPNSQSADISQEDRKPAKRRPTHFYHPDEHKAQPSHVRGSRRPGSPRSASPGVGRSWASSWAGVPRQPLALDLRPTWKAPDARLALGSARGPGRRLALHLQVPEGARQLGPRTGAQPSRHRRQRAPGLALVVTGVSRIRPAHGAPGLPRAPKPSAGRGGKEGGERGTEMLRRLRGSPRPNRHPRSGPVPAHGVASAAAGPATLRAPPGRGASSETMWPTENLSSRRRAPPQRRRTRAPSIARSLPGSGRLQGLIFPSTGKNVQRHKSPPLPSEESLSQRSR